The Deltaproteobacteria bacterium DNA segment GGAGGTCGAGGCTCGGCGTTCCGTGCTGGCGTCCTTTCTTTTCGACTCCCGAGCAGGCTTCGTAGAAGAGCGACGCCTCGATGAGCACCATTGTCATGAGCTTGCCCTTCTCGGAGAGGGAGCTGAAGAGCTTGACCATCGTAGAGACGCGGTGGTCGGCCATTACGGCGTCGTCGACGGAGAGGTCGAGGATCTCTGTGAGCCTGATGAACTCGTCGAGGGTGATGGGCGCCAGTCCACGCTCCATGTCGAGGTACTCCGAGGCGTCGCGTCCGAGAGCCACGGCGAGCTCCCCCGGTGTAAGTCCCTTTTCCTTGCGGGCCTGCTCGACCTTGCCGAGCAGCTTTCTTACCGACCTCATCATAGTCCGTTCACCTCCGGCCTCACGGATTAAGGGGCGGCAGGCCCCTTTGCCGGGGGATGAGGGTCTCCCCTCAGGCCCCTGACGCTGCGAACGTTCATTGCGCGGCTTCTCCATCCACCGGCCCGCCGGTGTCGTGACAGCCCTCTGTAAGTATAAAACATTTTCAGCCGTTTTGCGCGGATCTCGCAAAATTTTTGGAGGGAATCTGGGGGGAGAGGGGTTTTGACTGCTTCTTCAAGAGGTTTCCCCGGCGCAACAGACCGGAGTTTCCTTCCTGGCCGCGTCGGCGAAAGCGGTCTCTTCTCAGGCGCCGAACTCGGCTGTCAGGGCCTCCATGTCTTTTTCGTCGCAGAGGATCGAGAGGTGGTCGCCCTCCATGAGGCGGAAGCCTCTGCCGGCGATGAAGTACTCGCCGTTGCGCTGCACGACCGTCGGCAGGGCGCCGGGAGGCAGGTCGAGCTCGTCGATCTTTACGGCGTGTTCCGGCTTCCTCAGTATGGCCGTGAAGACTCGTATGGAGCCTCCCACGAGCGTGGAGAGCTCGAGCGCGTGGGGTCTTCTGGCCATGTCGGCCATCTGCTTCGCCGCGGCGATCTTGGGGTTCACTATCTCCTCCATGCCGAGCTTGCGGCAGACGGTGTTGAAGGCCGGGTCGTCGAGCCTGATGATGACGCGATCGATGCCGTACTCACGGGCCACAACCGCCGTTATGACGTTCATGTGGTCGTCCCCGCTGGCCGCCATGACGAGGTCCGCATCCTCTATTCCCGCCTTTTCCAGCAGGTCCGGCCTTGTGGCGTCACCGCATACAACCATCACGTCGAGTTCGGAGGCGAGCACCTCGCATACCCCCCTGTCTTTCTCGATGACCGTCAGGTCGTGACCGGCGCACGAGAGTGTCTCGGCCGCCACGCGCCCTATGTCGCCGCCGCCGCTTACGATGACCTTCATGAAGACCTCCCCGCAAGGAAAACTCCGATTACCTCAAAAGACCTCTGACGCCCCGCGGGCCATCCCGATTCTGCAAGCAGAATCGGGATGGCCCGCGGGGCATTAAAAGTCTTTGAAGGGGGCTGGTACCCGCATCCGCCGCCCTGGGGCGGTCCTCTGGAGGTTCGGCCCGCGAAGGCGTAAAAATCCCGCCTGGCGCGGCCCGAACCTCCAGAGGACCGCCAAACAGCCGAATAACATACGAGGGGGGTCTGGGGCAAACGCGGGCCTGCGGCCCTTCTTCAGAAAGCCCCGGCAGAGCCGATCGGGTCTCCCTAATCCTTCAACTCCATTGGCTTGCCGCAGCACACCAGGGTGCCTCCGCCGGCGTGGATCACCTCCACCTCGTTTCCGCAGATCTCGCACCTGTACTTCTCTCCCACCTTCGTGGCCATCGCTTTCACCTCCTTTCGTGAAACGTCTTGACGCCGTCTCTGAAGACGGCGGTGTGGCCGTGCAGCCTTATAATGCAGAAGGTATCGGGATATGGGTAGGATCGCCCTCTTAGCGCCGCAGCCTCGCTGAAAAGTACTCGATAGTGCGCACCAGGCCGTCGTCGAGACCCACCATGGGGCGCCAGCCGAGCTCCCTTTGCGCAAGCGTTATGTCGGGCCGCCTCTGAACCGGGTCGTCCGGCGGGAGCTCCCTGAAGACGATCTCCGAGGAGCTGCCGGTCAGCTCCTTGACCTTGCGGGCCAGCTCCAACACCGTGAACTCGCCGGGATTTCCGAGGTTCACCGGCCCCGTGAGCCCGTCGCGCTCCATCATCCTGACGAGCCCGTCCACCAGGTCGTCCACATAGCAGAAGGACCTCGTCTGTGAGCCGTCGCCGTAAACGGTCAGCGGCTCGCCGCGCAGGGCCTGGACGATGAAGTTGCTCACCACG contains these protein-coding regions:
- a CDS encoding XRE family transcriptional regulator, yielding MEKPRNERSQRQGPEGRPSSPGKGACRPLIREAGGERTMMRSVRKLLGKVEQARKEKGLTPGELAVALGRDASEYLDMERGLAPITLDEFIRLTEILDLSVDDAVMADHRVSTMVKLFSSLSEKGKLMTMVLIEASLFYEACSGVEKKGRQHGTPSLDLREKTPQGRNIH
- a CDS encoding TrkA family potassium uptake protein; translated protein: MKVIVSGGGDIGRVAAETLSCAGHDLTVIEKDRGVCEVLASELDVMVVCGDATRPDLLEKAGIEDADLVMAASGDDHMNVITAVVAREYGIDRVIIRLDDPAFNTVCRKLGMEEIVNPKIAAAKQMADMARRPHALELSTLVGGSIRVFTAILRKPEHAVKIDELDLPPGALPTVVQRNGEYFIAGRGFRLMEGDHLSILCDEKDMEALTAEFGA
- a CDS encoding desulfoferrodoxin FeS4 iron-binding domain-containing protein, with the translated sequence MATKVGEKYRCEICGNEVEVIHAGGGTLVCCGKPMELKD